The following DNA comes from Epinephelus moara isolate mb chromosome 2, YSFRI_EMoa_1.0, whole genome shotgun sequence.
ATTCTTCAGTATAAATAGTATAAATAATATTCCTTTGTATAAATAGCTCCATCTTCGTTAATGTTGGTCTGAGATGTTGAGACATTTGGTGTGAGCAGAACGTAACGTTCCAAACATATTCAAGCGTACAACACTGTTGATCCCCACACCTGCTGACTACGGTGGGAACACATACAGTTGGCAGCTGGCTgttatttcacacacacaagcatgtcaGAAATGAGGTGGTCAAAGGAGGTGGAGATGTTTGAGGATGATGAAGTTGGAGCTTTGGGATTGCTTCAGAAAAACAGTTGCAGCAGAGTAATTCTCTGAGGTGGGCATCGCCCAGAGAAGGCTGGACAGGCACTCTGGAAACACAGCTGTGCAGAAGTCGTACATTTGTCTGCTGTCTCAGTCACATCCTCACTTCTGCAGAATGAACTGGTCGATAAACTCGTTCTGCTCTGACTCCACTTTGGACAAGGCTTCATACTCAATACGATATCTGGAACAAGGAAACAGCAGAAAATTAACTGTAACTCAATAAATgcaataaagcaaaaataacagcCCATTACTTGCATGAAATATTGTTAGAAATGCCTACTATAGCAGATACCAGGATACAGTAAACACTGATGGGCCTGCTAAAGACATCGGTTTTTAACTAAGTAAGTAATTATTGACAGCTGAAAAAGTCACcggatgatgtcatcactgcttaaaatattgatttttaacattaaagcCATAAGAGACGTGGAGACTTTTCTCAGTTACTATTAATTTGCTGTTCCACATGATTTTATACACCAGAGGCAGCAATGTAAAACAGTCTACAGAAAATGACTGTACATACATAAGTGGTTCCCAAACTTTTGAAATAATGTACCccatttgaaatatttttcagtgaTGTACACCCAGACCAGCACAAGACATTTTtggtagggaaaaaaaaaagaaaaaaagaaaaaaaaaaggaaagcttATATAAAAAGGTCCAACACAGCGCTGTGCGATCAGTGTCTGACTGACTAAACCACAAACTTGTACCTGGAAAAACACGGAAATGCTACATTACAAATGCTGAGAATTCATCAATACATTTATGGCAAATCATTTTTTGTCATCATACAGTAACACTAAGACAGAATAgtatttcagaatcagaatctttattgtcattgtacaagtACAACGaaattgtatatattttttttgtagacTGTAATTggagatatatattttttaatcagatattaatttctgtttcttttctcttttttagtTGAGCTACTTCAGTGTTTTACATATCCCCTGGCAACTGTAGAAGCACCCTGTGGGGTAGAAGTACCCCTCATTGGAAATCACTGGCATATGCTACATAAGAATGACAGCTCATGTACAGGCAGGattcctacagcttaaggcaagttagatttaagccTTTTCTTCGAATTTTTAAATGCCACTTGGAAATTCCAGACCACTTTTACAATAACcataactgacaaaaaaaaacatgagctgACATCAATTCCTTGGGGTTAGGGACAATTTTGCCTAAATGTTGtagaaatgtagaaaacatGACTTGGTGACCCTTTGGTGTTTCTAACTATGCATGTGGGATTCCACTACCTTGACTCCCATCCTGCAgagtttgaaaaactttttacattaaaatacacCGTTCCTTGTATGCCGCAAAATCTTGATTAATGAGGCCATTTTTGATGAATTTGCCCCTCTCCATGTTGTCAAGGGTCcagtgacagctagctagcaaaaGGTGGATGAAATATGAGTGTCGTTTGTTTCACAATTCTGATCTGTGTGACATAAACTCAAGACCCATTAGGTATACTAcaagaacaaaaaataataatttaggATCTGCAGGAACCCTGTCAGGGAAAAGACGCAACACTGTAGGCACTAACTTTCTCCggtcaatcaattaatcaatctatttatttgtcacataaaaTCATATGGATACAATTTTAGTGAAATGTAATACAAATGTAATTGAATGCTTTTTAAGCTAAATTTCTCTTACTTAAAGACTGATGTTTGGACAAATAAACTTTTTTCTTGTCAGGATTTTCAGGTAAGTATTAAGGTTATGTAGAATACACTGTATGTATTCCTGAGCAGAGGTTATTTTTATacaggaatatggttattataGTGGGCTacttttgccaacaggtaagttcAAGTATCAAGAAAAATGTTAGGTTCAGGGGGGTTAAAGAtttataacattaaaaacaggAAAGCTCAACTTtttagacaaaaacaaattaaaatggataaatgaaatttattcataaaactgaatttaattttaagactttttagggacctgcagacaccctgtgtTAATaaacaacctgaaaacagatttttaatgtgtgGATCAGTGTACCTGAGGGATTTACACCTCTACACTACATGGCAGTATTTGTAAAAACCTTAACTCGTTTTTTTCTCATATCCACACCACGCATCTActcagtgtcttgcccaaggaaATTTTGACAAGTGCTGAGGATCTAACTGCCAACCCTGTTATTAGCTACAGCCCCCTATGATGACCTGTAGGAGGACCCCCATCACCTGACAATCAAACAGTGACAGATGGTGTTGCAGGTACTGTGGTAACAGCTCTTGTGGAAATTAGTGGATGTAAAACAGGCATATATCAGGTGGGGCAACATTTAAAACCTTAAACCACTAGGGGTTATATAGCCATAATTCAGGCCAAACTGTTCGTTTACAGCTTTTAATTGTTTCTTAAGACAGTATACTACAACTGCTGCTGGTACATGTGGGATATTGATTACCTGCTGCACAAGCCATTTATTCAGGTTTGAGAGAAATTAACTATTTTGTGTGCTGAATTATATGGATGGGAAACCATGACCTGTCCCGCACACACCAGCTCTGTGTTGGTTGGGTTGTGGAAAACCACCTGTGCACTGCTTACCTCTCAAGTTGCATCTTCTTTTCAGCTATGAGagcctgaagctgctgctgttgagCCTCtctttgttttgccactgacttCAGCAGGTTTCTGGCTCCTATTGCCTAAATGAGAAGAACACAGATCAAACAGAAGCACATACTGTATAGTATAAGCTACCTGAGACAACTAGTGTGTTTAAGGAGAGTTTAACCGACTTTGGGAGTTTCAAAGCTTTGGCATAAGAGTCCTACATGTTCTGCAATAGCCAATGAAAAGCAGCTTTAAATGTTAAGCTTACCTTCATCTTTTCCGTCTCTGCTTCTTTTGCCAATTCATCCACCAGCTCGATTAGACCTCCCACTATCTTCTGAAACTGGCTGATTTCTGCAAAGGATAAGACATATTTGCATATCTTGTAGGACCCATTGATATTGGAGGAGACATCAGGCACATCTTAATGGACAAATTATTCAGTGCTTACTGTCCACAAATTCTTTACATTCTTCCTTTAGCTCTGAGGTCTTCTGGCTGACATCAGGCTCCAGTACCCGGAGCTTGTTGagttcatcaaaataaaagcctgccTCGGCTAATGGGTCTTTAGCCATGGCCACAAGGCCTGTGacaaaggaaacacaaagaATGAGGGGTGAAGAATGGGACAGCAGCGGAAacaaacacaacttaaaactaGCTTGGACTTGTAGGGCATCTATGGAGCCATCTTTTACATGATATATTTTGAGATAAAGCAAGCGCTGTCTGACAGATAACTTTA
Coding sequences within:
- the ift20 gene encoding intraflagellar transport protein 20 homolog; protein product: MAKDPLAEAGFYFDELNKLRVLEPDVSQKTSELKEECKEFVDKISQFQKIVGGLIELVDELAKEAETEKMKAIGARNLLKSVAKQREAQQQQLQALIAEKKMQLERYRIEYEALSKVESEQNEFIDQFILQK